One Candidatus Bathyarchaeota archaeon DNA window includes the following coding sequences:
- a CDS encoding DUF1614 domain-containing protein, whose protein sequence is METDGPRLIFRPISITYFLLMLGWTLILLPLFISMEVVLSKALGLPLTLTFTLFLLSLLGSHINIPIKEIVSIEPLVALRRVSFFGVSWVIPEFARRRRRTILSINLGGAVIPLITSTYLLLITIPSREPDPPITYIKILIALLMVTTVTNRVAKPIKGLGIAVPTFIPPLTTALTSIILYSISAKSNPFIMAYVSGTVGTLLGADLLNLDKIPKLGAPIVSVGGAGIFDGIYLTGIISTILVLILI, encoded by the coding sequence ATGGAGACTGATGGACCGAGGCTGATCTTCCGCCCAATCTCGATCACATATTTTCTATTGATGTTGGGGTGGACCCTCATACTTCTACCTCTATTCATCAGCATGGAGGTAGTCCTCTCCAAGGCCTTAGGCCTGCCTTTAACCCTCACCTTTACACTGTTTTTGCTCTCCCTTCTTGGGAGTCATATCAACATTCCGATAAAAGAGATCGTTTCAATAGAGCCATTAGTAGCTCTAAGGAGGGTGAGCTTCTTCGGTGTCAGCTGGGTAATACCAGAGTTTGCAAGGAGAAGGAGAAGGACGATCCTCTCAATAAATCTTGGCGGGGCAGTCATACCATTAATAACATCAACATACCTTCTCTTAATAACCATTCCATCAAGGGAGCCCGATCCGCCCATCACATACATCAAGATCCTGATAGCCCTCCTAATGGTAACAACCGTGACCAATAGGGTTGCGAAACCTATTAAGGGGTTGGGGATTGCGGTGCCGACCTTCATACCGCCCCTGACAACAGCCCTAACCTCCATCATCCTATATTCGATCAGCGCCAAGAGCAATCCATTCATCATGGCCTACGTGTCGGGGACTGTTGGAACCTTGTTGGGGGCGGACCTCCTAAACCTAGATAAGATTCCAAAGCTTGGAGCCCCTATAGTGAGTGTGGGGGGAGCTGGGATATTCGACGGGATCTATTTGACAGGCATCATCTCAACCATCCTGGTTCTTATCCTAATTTAA
- a CDS encoding DUF86 domain-containing protein codes for MDREASHPESLTSRLASAARLRNLLVHRYWTIMDERVYESVKKGLKDFEEFISQIRRFQGG; via the coding sequence TTGGATCGAGAGGCATCCCACCCCGAGAGCTTGACTTCTAGGCTGGCCTCAGCCGCTAGGCTTAGAAACCTCCTCGTTCACAGGTATTGGACGATAATGGATGAAAGGGTTTATGAAAGCGTTAAGAAAGGCTTAAAGGACTTCGAGGAGTTCATCTCCCAGATTAGGAGATTTCAAGGCGGCTGA
- a CDS encoding transcriptional regulator: MMDDRVLGAGILVGSIVGIGVYFWLVFLSPWAQLVIQASAFVAVAAILLIMAWIGYTLATTPPPKPIEEIEKELEGLGEAEAEEKGEVEGEEKKEE, encoded by the coding sequence CTGATGGATGATAGGGTTCTTGGAGCCGGAATACTAGTCGGGAGCATAGTAGGGATAGGGGTTTACTTCTGGCTGGTATTCCTCTCCCCCTGGGCTCAGCTGGTGATACAGGCCTCAGCCTTTGTAGCCGTCGCAGCCATCCTATTGATAATGGCCTGGATAGGGTATACCCTTGCGACGACGCCACCCCCGAAGCCTATAGAGGAGATCGAGAAGGAGCTTGAAGGCTTAGGCGAGGCCGAGGCTGAGGAGAAGGGGGAGGTAGAAGGAGAGGAGAAGAAGGAGGAGTGA
- a CDS encoding universal stress protein translates to MEKMFRKILVAVDGSEPSNRALKYAAEFSVKWGAELKILAVVPKVILPVFPNEGVGTVPATLYSEMDRYRDRAKAAYEKVLEDAVRAVKEAHPEIRVDGILKEGRPSSTIVETADKEGVDLIVVGSRGLGGIMGWVLGSTSRRVVDSCTKPILVVK, encoded by the coding sequence TTGGAGAAGATGTTTAGGAAGATCCTCGTCGCAGTCGATGGTTCTGAGCCATCTAACAGGGCATTGAAGTACGCCGCCGAGTTTTCCGTGAAGTGGGGGGCCGAACTAAAGATCCTAGCTGTAGTCCCGAAGGTGATCCTTCCAGTATTCCCGAATGAGGGCGTTGGAACCGTTCCAGCAACCCTCTACTCCGAGATGGATAGATATCGAGATAGGGCGAAGGCAGCCTACGAGAAGGTGCTGGAGGATGCAGTCAGGGCTGTTAAGGAGGCGCACCCCGAGATAAGGGTGGATGGGATCCTCAAGGAGGGGAGGCCATCCTCAACCATCGTGGAGACGGCGGATAAGGAGGGAGTGGACCTCATAGTGGTTGGGAGCAGGGGGTTAGGAGGGATAATGGGCTGGGTGTTGGGGAGCACGAGCAGGAGGGTGGTGGACTCCTGCACAAAGCCCATCCTCGTAGTAAAGTAG
- a CDS encoding 4Fe-4S dicluster domain-containing protein → MVGARRIWIERDYESCSGCRRCEIACSLYHEGRVWPEASRVRVFMLIPGVEIPHLCFQCEDYPCVNACPSGALSADAETGAVRVDASRCTSCGVCITACPGRVPHLHPRKDHIVICDLCDGDPRCVEACRMGRWNALRAVPRVEGFSYRLYAKTPEILTSAVARRLFGEEIAREVEG, encoded by the coding sequence ATGGTTGGAGCTAGAAGGATTTGGATCGAAAGGGATTATGAGAGTTGTAGCGGTTGCAGGAGGTGTGAGATAGCCTGCTCATTGTATCATGAGGGTAGGGTCTGGCCCGAGGCTTCTAGGGTGAGGGTCTTCATGTTAATTCCGGGAGTTGAGATTCCTCATCTCTGTTTTCAATGTGAAGACTATCCTTGCGTGAACGCCTGCCCTTCCGGAGCGTTATCAGCTGATGCAGAGACGGGTGCTGTGAGGGTTGATGCCTCGAGGTGTACTTCATGCGGGGTTTGCATAACTGCCTGCCCGGGAAGGGTCCCCCACCTACATCCTAGAAAAGATCATATTGTCATATGCGACCTGTGTGATGGGGATCCGAGGTGTGTTGAGGCTTGCAGGATGGGGAGATGGAACGCCTTGAGGGCTGTGCCCAGGGTTGAAGGGTTCTCATATAGGCTTTATGCGAAGACCCCTGAGATCCTGACCTCGGCGGTTGCGAGGAGGCTATTCGGTGAGGAGATCGCTAGGGAGGTTGAAGGTTGA
- the map gene encoding type II methionyl aminopeptidase, producing MDPLDAIRRAGRIASKVRERIRSRIEAGVKVIQICEDVECWIRELGGQPAFPCNVDIDHVAAHYTSPPQDQMTVPEGSLVKVDLGVHIDGYIADTATTVCLDPRYEVLIEAAEEALEEAIRRIRAGVRASEIGSVIERAMRRRGAVPVRNLTGHRMARYIVHAGEAIPNVASPHLHRLRAGDLYAVEPFATLPEASGEVVDGPPGNIYIFKKKRSLSGEMAREMLRIIQSEYRTLPFAHRWISRRFQGQEGEKAFMELVDSRCIYSYPQLLERSRRPVAQAEHSLIVTEDGCEVITA from the coding sequence ATGGATCCGTTAGACGCCATCAGGAGAGCTGGGCGCATCGCCTCCAAGGTCAGGGAGAGGATTCGGAGCCGAATCGAGGCTGGGGTGAAGGTCATCCAGATCTGTGAGGATGTAGAGTGTTGGATCAGGGAACTTGGAGGGCAGCCAGCCTTCCCCTGCAACGTCGATATCGATCATGTGGCCGCCCACTACACATCTCCGCCCCAAGACCAAATGACCGTGCCCGAGGGGAGCCTAGTGAAGGTCGACCTTGGAGTCCACATCGATGGATATATAGCTGATACAGCAACAACAGTCTGCTTGGATCCTAGATATGAAGTGCTGATTGAGGCCGCTGAGGAGGCCTTAGAGGAGGCGATAAGGAGGATAAGGGCGGGAGTGAGGGCCTCCGAGATCGGATCCGTTATAGAGCGAGCCATGAGGAGGAGGGGAGCAGTTCCAGTAAGGAACCTGACAGGGCATAGGATGGCCCGCTACATAGTACATGCTGGTGAGGCGATCCCCAATGTGGCCTCGCCCCACCTCCACAGGCTCAGGGCTGGAGACCTCTACGCTGTTGAGCCCTTCGCAACCCTCCCAGAGGCATCTGGTGAGGTTGTTGATGGGCCGCCAGGAAACATTTACATATTCAAGAAGAAGAGGTCCCTGAGCGGGGAGATGGCCAGGGAGATGCTCAGGATCATCCAGTCGGAGTATAGAACCCTCCCCTTCGCCCATAGGTGGATCTCAAGGCGGTTCCAGGGTCAAGAGGGGGAGAAGGCCTTCATGGAACTTGTGGACTCTAGATGTATATACTCATACCCTCAGCTCCTGGAGAGGAGCCGCAGGCCCGTCGCCCAAGCCGAGCACTCGCTCATCGTGACAGAGGATGGATGTGAGGTCATAACTGCCTAG
- a CDS encoding DUF1512 domain-containing protein, whose translation MVRVISSAGQLFQPQTELGTIIQVIISIAFITYIFYAQRIQSLTMLRQIEGTLRRVKAIRDEGRRISIETIKEVGKPPSDPTPQVERLLESFFISPTDLDPAGIVWKLEQLLNVRERKFRADVRAIAPNASESEAHNIENLLEASQALNVFYKVIRHYYLLGRKTMNIYIIMQIHMILPLVMREVEAFSSAIQAFQQGMPIGDGVGALTAAKMMYGHPYKEVAEDFIAAEVPMDGRELIVIKATGPGGNVGKPAEAIEAILRERKGEVKAIVMIDAAAKLEGEQTGEVAEGVGAAIGGIGVEKFKIEEAAKAYNVPLYAVAIKVDITDVVAPMREELFEATDRAVEAVKRIISERTSEGDVVIVAGIGNTVGIAQ comes from the coding sequence GTGGTTAGGGTGATATCTTCGGCCGGGCAGCTATTCCAGCCTCAGACTGAGCTGGGGACGATCATACAAGTGATAATCAGCATAGCCTTCATCACCTACATCTTCTACGCCCAGAGGATCCAGAGCTTAACCATGCTAAGGCAGATCGAGGGGACCCTGAGGAGGGTTAAGGCCATCAGGGATGAGGGGAGGAGGATATCCATCGAGACGATAAAGGAGGTGGGGAAGCCCCCGAGTGACCCTACCCCCCAGGTGGAGCGCCTCCTTGAGAGCTTCTTCATCTCGCCAACGGACCTAGACCCCGCCGGGATTGTCTGGAAGCTGGAGCAGCTGCTCAACGTGAGGGAGAGGAAGTTTAGGGCTGATGTTAGGGCTATAGCGCCGAACGCCTCTGAGAGCGAGGCACACAACATCGAGAACCTTTTGGAGGCCTCTCAGGCCCTCAACGTCTTCTATAAGGTCATCCGCCACTACTACCTTCTCGGAAGGAAGACCATGAACATCTACATCATCATGCAGATCCACATGATCCTCCCCCTAGTTATGAGGGAGGTCGAGGCCTTCTCCTCCGCCATACAGGCCTTCCAGCAGGGGATGCCCATAGGGGATGGGGTTGGAGCCCTGACAGCTGCAAAGATGATGTATGGCCATCCATACAAGGAGGTCGCTGAGGATTTCATAGCGGCTGAGGTGCCTATGGATGGGAGGGAGCTGATAGTGATCAAGGCAACTGGGCCAGGGGGGAATGTTGGGAAGCCCGCTGAGGCGATAGAGGCCATCCTCAGGGAGAGGAAGGGGGAGGTCAAGGCCATAGTGATGATCGACGCCGCAGCCAAGCTCGAGGGGGAGCAGACGGGGGAGGTCGCTGAAGGGGTTGGGGCGGCCATCGGGGGCATAGGGGTGGAGAAGTTCAAGATAGAGGAGGCTGCCAAGGCCTACAACGTTCCGTTGTATGCTGTGGCCATAAAGGTCGACATCACGGATGTCGTAGCCCCCATGAGGGAGGAGCTCTTCGAGGCCACGGATAGGGCTGTCGAGGCGGTTAAGAGGATCATCTCGGAGAGGACGAGTGAGGGGGATGTGGTCATAGTGGCGGGGATCGGGAACACTGTAGGCATAGCCCAGTAG
- a CDS encoding aldehyde ferredoxin oxidoreductase, whose protein sequence is MMGYAGNFLEVDLTEGSVKETSFSDEVLRDYIGGRGLAAKILWDRIGERWEEIDPFSPDNILLVLTGPLTGFIPGTKVCISGKSPQSNGMIGSTIAGEFGVDLKCAGYDGLIITGRAERPSYILVCDGQIEIRDATSIWGKGGRETLKHLVKRSVEDIKRLRPNYGEVKEPSILYIGPAGENRTRVAAVVSKYAHGAGYGGYGGVMGSKNLKAIVVKGFGPLPEAHDMEKAIQLFDEFSRRNFEIEDFRRWGTGRGGYHFGAETSSEPIRNWQEEWHNVESFKGEEFDKYWVKRYWGDFGCPVTCLKLSVIRSGKFAGAICDNPDYEFEAYMGTNLGIFRPEDNIYISYIANDLGLCGIQGGAVLGFAAELYQRGILTREELGGLELSWGNTEAFTSLAEKVARREGIGGILAEGVYRAALKLSQIKGVNLLQYAVHEKGVAIGAHGIRSGEDFAKNISYACSVQAGDHTSLASIREYGSGEASSILSDSATCCTFTTFDIEVEEILQLYEAVTGFRLTREEWYEEKALRILQIQRAMLLIGGPDINWRPGIDDENPPRFWEPLPSGPYKGKTVDRNQFEREKQEYYKLVGWDERGVPKPETLRKLGLESVENKLRNTKIID, encoded by the coding sequence ATGATGGGATATGCGGGTAACTTTCTAGAGGTAGACCTCACGGAGGGATCTGTTAAGGAGACGAGCTTCTCCGATGAGGTTCTGCGGGATTATATCGGGGGGAGGGGCTTGGCTGCGAAGATCCTCTGGGATAGGATTGGCGAAAGATGGGAGGAGATAGACCCCTTCTCCCCCGATAATATTCTTCTAGTGTTAACCGGGCCCCTGACTGGGTTTATTCCTGGAACGAAGGTCTGTATCTCTGGGAAGTCTCCTCAGAGCAATGGGATGATCGGTTCCACCATAGCGGGAGAGTTCGGTGTAGATCTGAAGTGCGCCGGATATGACGGCTTAATAATAACCGGGAGGGCCGAGAGGCCTAGCTACATCCTCGTATGCGATGGTCAGATCGAGATCAGGGATGCTACCTCTATATGGGGCAAAGGAGGTAGGGAGACATTAAAGCATCTGGTAAAGAGGTCTGTTGAAGATATAAAGAGGCTTAGGCCGAATTATGGGGAGGTGAAGGAGCCATCAATCCTCTATATCGGCCCCGCTGGAGAGAACAGGACTAGGGTTGCTGCGGTGGTCTCCAAATACGCCCATGGGGCTGGGTATGGCGGATATGGCGGGGTGATGGGCTCAAAGAATCTAAAGGCGATCGTAGTGAAGGGGTTCGGACCCCTCCCTGAGGCTCACGATATGGAAAAGGCGATCCAACTGTTTGATGAGTTTTCCAGGAGGAATTTCGAGATAGAGGATTTCAGGAGGTGGGGGACGGGTAGGGGCGGCTACCACTTTGGGGCTGAAACCAGCTCGGAGCCTATAAGGAACTGGCAGGAGGAATGGCACAATGTGGAGAGTTTCAAGGGGGAGGAGTTCGATAAATACTGGGTTAAAAGGTATTGGGGAGACTTCGGCTGCCCTGTTACATGTCTTAAACTCTCGGTGATAAGATCTGGGAAATTTGCAGGGGCGATATGCGACAATCCAGACTATGAGTTTGAGGCATACATGGGCACGAACCTTGGAATATTCAGACCTGAGGATAACATCTACATATCATACATCGCAAACGACTTAGGCCTCTGCGGAATACAGGGCGGTGCGGTCTTGGGATTTGCAGCGGAGCTATATCAGAGGGGAATATTAACTAGGGAGGAGCTGGGAGGCCTAGAACTCAGTTGGGGGAATACTGAGGCCTTCACCTCACTGGCCGAGAAGGTGGCACGCAGGGAGGGTATAGGAGGCATCCTCGCTGAGGGGGTATACAGAGCCGCCCTGAAGCTCAGCCAAATCAAGGGGGTTAACCTCCTCCAATACGCCGTCCACGAGAAGGGCGTAGCGATTGGAGCACACGGGATCAGAAGCGGGGAGGACTTTGCAAAGAATATATCATATGCCTGCTCCGTTCAAGCGGGAGACCATACCTCTCTCGCCTCCATCAGGGAGTATGGAAGCGGCGAGGCCTCATCAATACTGTCGGACTCCGCAACATGTTGCACCTTCACAACCTTCGACATCGAGGTTGAAGAGATCCTGCAGCTCTACGAGGCAGTAACAGGTTTCAGATTGACCAGGGAAGAGTGGTACGAGGAGAAGGCTCTGAGGATACTGCAGATCCAGAGAGCCATGCTCCTTATAGGCGGGCCTGATATAAACTGGAGGCCGGGAATAGATGATGAGAACCCACCCAGATTCTGGGAGCCCTTGCCCTCAGGCCCATATAAGGGCAAAACAGTCGACAGAAACCAGTTCGAAAGAGAGAAGCAAGAATACTATAAACTGGTGGGATGGGATGAAAGAGGCGTTCCAAAGCCAGAAACTCTTCGAAAACTTGGATTAGAGAGTGTTGAAAACAAACTAAGAAATACAAAAATAATAGATTAA